In Oncorhynchus clarkii lewisi isolate Uvic-CL-2024 chromosome 2, UVic_Ocla_1.0, whole genome shotgun sequence, one DNA window encodes the following:
- the LOC139372994 gene encoding choline/ethanolamine kinase, giving the protein MQSGQNVMECHSEGALGKSDKTATLRYIPTLKTGDTGPTVDNKNVGDTLVINESNLRAPSPRGANGDDDSEAESYRDGRTEVVDMDMKGRAFAWCRDFLSGSWKSIPEADFQISIVSGGLSNLLFMCSLPDHAHTIGDEPRRVLLRVYGAILQGVDSLVLESVMFAILAERALGPRLYGIFPEGRLEQYLPSNRLRTEQLFVPELSAEIASKMARFHRMVMPFNKEPKWLFGTIGRYMDQVMNLKFAREAHVKKYNKLIKYDLPAELESLRVLLSATPSPVVFCHNDVQEGNILMLEDRDHTSTGKLMLIDFEYSSYNYRGFDFGNHFCEWCYDYTYSQWPFYKCTPDNYPSREQQLHFIRNYLVETGGYSESTMHEDQARIEQDLLVEANRFAMASHFLWGLWSIIQARISKIEFGYMDYAQSRFDAYFKQKKLFS; this is encoded by the exons ATGCAGTCGGGCCAAAATGTGATGGAGTGTCACAGCGAAGGGGCGCTTGGCAAATCTGACAAGACGGCGACTTTGAGATACATTCCCACTCTGAAGACGGGGGACACTGGTCCAACCGTGGATAATAAAAATGTTGGGGACACCCTGGTCATCAATGAGAGCAACCTCAGGGCGCCGAGTCCCCGTGGAGCAAATGGTGATGACGACTCTGAAGCAGAGTCGTACCGGGATGGGCGGACAGAGGTGGTGGACATGGATATGAAAGGCAGAGCGTTCGCCTGGTGCCGAGACTTCCTTTCCGGGTCATGGAAAAGCATTCCCGAGGCAGATTTTCAGATCAGCATTGTCAG TGGTGGACTCAGCAACCTGCTGTTCATGTGCAGTCTGCCAGACCATGCCCACACTATTGGAGATGAACCTCGCAGGGTCTTGTTGCGAGTTTATGGGGCCATCCTACAG ggagtggaTTCTCTGGTCTTGGAGAGTGTGATGTTTGCCATCCTGGCGGAGAGAGCACTGGGGCCACGGCTCTATGGAATCTTCCCTGAGGGACGCCTGGAACAGTACCtgccg AGCAACCGCCTGCGTACAGAGCAGCTCTTTGTTCCGGAACTGTCCGCTGAGATTGCCTCAAAGATGGCCCGCTTCCATAGGATGGTCATGCCCTTTAACAAGGAACCCAAGTGGCTGTTCGGGACCATTGGCAG GTACATGGATCAGGTGATGAACTTAAAGTTTGCCCGGGAGGCTCACGTCAAGAAATACAACAAGCTGATTAAGTATGACCTCCCGGCAGAGCTGGAGAGTCTCCG aGTGTTGTTGTCAGCGACCCCATCTCCAGTGGTGTTCTGTCATAATGATGTGCAAGAAG GTAACATTTTGATGCTGGAGGACAGAGACCACACCTCCACTGGGAAACTCATGCTCATAGACTTTGAGTACAGCAGCTACAACTACAG ggGTTTTGACTTTGGGAACCACTTCTGTGAGTGGTGCTATGACTACACATACAGCCAGTGGCCCTTCTACAAGTGTACACCTGACAACTACCCCAGCAGAGAACAACAG CTGCATTTCATCCGTAACTACCTGGTGGAGACGGGAGGCTATTCAGAGAGCACCATGCACGAGGACCAAGCTCGTATAGAGCAAGACTTGCTGGTCGAAGCCAATCG ATTCGCCATGGCATCTCACTTCCTCTGGGGCCTGTGGTCTATCATTCAAGCCAGGATATCCAAGATCGAGTTTGGCTACATG GACTATGCCCAGTCACGATTTGATGCCTACTTCAAGCAGAAAAAGTTATTTTCCTAA